The following are encoded in a window of Rissa tridactyla isolate bRisTri1 chromosome 3, bRisTri1.patW.cur.20221130, whole genome shotgun sequence genomic DNA:
- the SAYSD1 gene encoding SAYSvFN domain-containing protein 1, translating to MSAAVERRLALFRAARRIPAVSPRPAEPPGKAAAPEAAEGERAAGPGGSAEARPGGAAAAPVWARPLLLKVLLWAVLLALFAELELGLPYFVLSLLYWMYAGTRGPAERRRGELSAYSVFNPGCAAIAGTLTAEQLERELYYRPAAGR from the exons ATGTCGGCCGCCGTAGAGCGGCGGCTGGCGCTCTTCCGCGCCGCCCGCCGCATCCCCGCCGTCTCGCCGCGCCCCGCCGAGCCTCCAGGAAAGGCCGCGGCTCCGGAGGCCGCCGAGGGAGAGCGGGCCGCGGGTCCGGGCGGCAGCGCCGAG GCCCgtcccggcggggcggcggcggctccggtgTGGGCGCGCCCGCTGCTGCTGAAGGTGCTGTTGTGGGCCGTGCTGCTGGCCCTGTTCgcggagctggagctggggctgccctaCTTCGTCCTCTCCCTGCTGTACTGGATGTACGCCGGCACCCGCGGCCCCgccgagcggcggcggggcgagctGAGCGCCTACTCTGTCTTCAACCCCGGCTGCGCCGCCATCGCCGGGACGCTGACGGCCGAGCAGCTGGAGCGGGAGCTGTATTACCGGCCCGCCGCGGGGAGGTAG